In a single window of the Priestia filamentosa genome:
- a CDS encoding alpha/beta fold hydrolase yields the protein MQVRQIKKRDIGGIELYYEHSYIKEEQPTLIFESGYGCPSIYWDSIKDKVSEFANCFFYDRAGIGESTYDGRPQHSKQCVENLRLLLQKANIQPPYILIGHSFGGANARLFSHTYPEEVQAVILLDSCHEDQNRVMAPLFSEEVQEGYFGQFSAEGSEASLEEFEESLEQIRNCHSLEDIPLIVASASLPSYHTEASFAAWDLFQRDLTRLSVHSERRIIQNAGHGLHIDQPEAIVQLIQNVVEKLKNNPS from the coding sequence ATGCAAGTAAGACAAATCAAAAAAAGAGATATTGGCGGAATTGAATTATATTATGAACATTCTTATATAAAAGAAGAACAGCCAACACTTATATTTGAATCGGGCTATGGATGTCCTTCAATCTATTGGGATTCTATTAAAGATAAAGTAAGTGAATTTGCAAATTGCTTTTTCTATGACCGTGCAGGAATTGGAGAAAGCACGTATGATGGACGTCCCCAGCACAGCAAACAATGCGTAGAAAATCTGCGCCTTCTTCTACAAAAAGCTAACATCCAACCTCCCTATATTCTTATTGGTCATTCTTTCGGAGGAGCAAATGCGAGATTATTTTCTCATACATATCCCGAAGAAGTACAAGCAGTGATTCTCTTAGATTCTTGTCATGAAGATCAAAATAGAGTGATGGCTCCTTTGTTTAGCGAAGAAGTACAAGAAGGATATTTTGGACAGTTCTCTGCAGAAGGAAGTGAAGCCTCTTTAGAAGAATTCGAAGAAAGTCTAGAACAAATTCGCAATTGTCATTCTTTAGAAGATATCCCACTCATTGTAGCAAGTGCAAGCTTGCCTTCCTACCATACAGAAGCCTCTTTTGCAGCATGGGATTTGTTTCAGCGAGACCTTACTCGCCTTTCTGTACATAGTGAAAGAAGGATTATCCAAAATGCAGGGCATGGCCTTCATATTGATCAGCCTGAAGCCATTGTTCAGCTTATTCAAAACGTCGTAGAAAAGCTAAAAAATAACCCTAGCTAG
- the queG gene encoding tRNA epoxyqueuosine(34) reductase QueG, producing the protein MDINQLKEEIIAYSKEIGIDKIGFASASAFQTLKNRLERHRELGYESGFEEPDLEKRTNPELLLEEAKSIIAIAVAYPSKMKDAPRGTKEDRRGIFCRASWGHDYHNVLRDRLNKLEAFITEKVPGARLKSMVDTGELSDRAVAERAGIGWSGKNCAIITPEFGSYVYLGEMITTLPLEPDQPVEDGCGTCNKCIDVCPTGALVQGGQLNSNRCIAFLTQTKGFLPDEFRTKIGNRLYGCDTCQTVCPENKGKDFHLHAELEPDPEIAKPKLKPLLQMSNREFKEKYGHVSGSWRGKKPIQRNAIIALAHFKDETAVPELIKLLKADVRPVIRGTAAWALGKIGTNEAVSELEMALLKEKEEEVIEEIKKGLRLVNS; encoded by the coding sequence ATGGATATTAATCAACTTAAAGAAGAAATTATTGCTTATAGTAAAGAAATTGGTATTGATAAAATCGGCTTTGCGAGTGCTTCAGCATTTCAAACGTTAAAGAACCGCCTTGAACGTCATAGAGAGCTTGGTTATGAATCAGGGTTTGAAGAACCAGATTTAGAAAAGAGAACAAATCCAGAGCTTTTATTAGAAGAAGCAAAGTCTATTATTGCAATTGCCGTTGCTTATCCATCGAAAATGAAAGATGCTCCGCGGGGGACGAAGGAAGATCGTCGCGGTATTTTTTGTCGTGCTTCATGGGGGCATGATTATCATAACGTACTTCGTGATCGTCTTAATAAATTAGAAGCGTTTATTACAGAAAAAGTACCGGGTGCACGGTTGAAGTCGATGGTTGATACAGGAGAGCTTTCAGATCGCGCTGTTGCTGAGCGAGCAGGGATTGGCTGGAGCGGAAAGAACTGCGCCATTATTACCCCTGAATTTGGTTCCTATGTTTATCTTGGGGAGATGATTACAACTCTTCCATTAGAACCAGATCAGCCTGTTGAAGATGGCTGTGGCACGTGTAATAAATGTATTGATGTTTGCCCAACAGGTGCTCTTGTGCAAGGTGGACAGTTGAATTCAAATCGCTGTATTGCGTTCCTTACCCAAACAAAAGGATTTTTACCAGATGAATTTCGGACGAAAATTGGCAATCGCTTGTATGGGTGTGACACATGCCAGACGGTTTGTCCTGAAAACAAGGGAAAAGATTTTCATCTTCATGCTGAATTAGAACCAGATCCTGAAATTGCTAAACCAAAGTTAAAACCACTTCTTCAAATGAGCAATCGCGAATTTAAAGAGAAATATGGGCATGTTTCAGGTTCATGGAGAGGAAAGAAACCAATCCAACGTAATGCCATTATTGCGCTTGCTCATTTTAAAGACGAAACAGCAGTGCCAGAGTTAATAAAGCTTTTAAAGGCAGATGTGCGCCCTGTTATTAGAGGAACAGCAGCATGGGCACTGGGGAAAATCGGAACAAATGAAGCAGTAAGTGAATTAGAAATGGCTCTTTTAAAAGAAAAAGAGGAAGAAGTTATTGAAGAAATTAAGAAAGGGTTACGCCTTGTAAATAGTTAG
- a CDS encoding helix-turn-helix domain-containing protein — protein MKKKADLLLHPVRMRIVQALVEENMTAYGLIHELKDVPQATMYRQLQTLLKEELIQVIEEKMVKGSVEKVYGAVKSAVNISREEFQAYSNEEHLHFFLTYHTHLLTEVQNYLLHENKTTDFGYGFTPFHLTKEEKKDFFVRYKALMEEFSSKAPHEDRTKLTLATIFIPTTE, from the coding sequence ATGAAGAAAAAAGCAGACTTACTGCTTCACCCTGTAAGGATGAGAATTGTCCAAGCTCTTGTTGAAGAAAACATGACAGCTTATGGGCTGATTCATGAACTAAAAGACGTTCCACAAGCTACAATGTACCGACAGCTCCAAACTTTGCTCAAAGAAGAGCTCATACAAGTGATTGAAGAGAAAATGGTTAAAGGATCTGTTGAAAAAGTATATGGGGCAGTAAAAAGTGCTGTTAATATTTCTAGAGAAGAATTCCAAGCTTATTCAAATGAAGAACATCTGCATTTCTTTTTGACATATCATACGCACCTTTTAACAGAAGTACAAAATTATTTATTACACGAAAACAAAACGACAGATTTTGGCTACGGATTTACACCTTTTCATTTAACAAAAGAAGAGAAAAAAGATTTTTTCGTCCGTTATAAAGCTTTAATGGAAGAATTCTCTTCTAAAGCACCTCATGAAGATCGGACAAAACTTACGTTAGCAACTATATTTATACCAACTACAGAATAG
- a CDS encoding amidase encodes MLEQFGVSELVSQMKAKKLSPVEVTDYFLKRIEDHNDKINAFVTLNEKAREEAKKAEERLMKEENVGDFHGIPIAIKDLTLTNGIRTTFGSPAFQNYIPDRDAVIVERLKRAGAIVIGKTNTPEFGHIGTTDNLLFGATKNPWNASKTSGGSSGGSAAAVGAGLVPIAEGNDGGGSIRIPASFCGVYGFKPTYGAIPNTNSIANAFGSTAPFANHGVLSHSPLDAALFLENTQGPSTRDPFSLPVYNKEISQKLKEDLKGVRIAYTENFGLYEVDKEVAHIVESTLSKWEELGCTVEKIDMDFGMNLEGFITFFTSMWYSSAAAGSGPLLNENPEWVTDSYKAMIEEGTKLNAVQYKNLDPIRTSIWNKMQDFFDSYDLILSPTLAVPAFDYRLLGPDKINGKKISSVSDWLLTHLYNTTGFPAASLPIGFSASGLPIGLQIAGNRFQDELVLRASYAYDEEYSKQKRFPF; translated from the coding sequence ATGTTAGAACAATTTGGCGTTTCTGAGCTGGTGTCACAAATGAAAGCGAAAAAACTTTCTCCAGTTGAAGTAACAGATTACTTTTTAAAACGAATTGAAGATCATAACGATAAAATTAATGCGTTTGTAACACTAAATGAAAAGGCAAGAGAAGAAGCAAAGAAAGCGGAAGAAAGATTAATGAAAGAAGAAAATGTAGGGGATTTTCACGGCATTCCAATTGCTATAAAAGATTTAACTTTAACAAATGGAATTCGCACCACGTTTGGTTCACCTGCTTTTCAAAACTATATTCCAGATCGAGATGCTGTAATTGTTGAACGATTGAAAAGGGCCGGAGCTATTGTGATTGGAAAAACAAACACCCCTGAGTTCGGTCATATTGGCACAACAGACAATCTATTGTTTGGGGCAACCAAAAATCCATGGAACGCTTCTAAAACATCGGGAGGATCGAGCGGTGGCTCTGCTGCAGCCGTTGGTGCTGGGCTTGTACCAATTGCAGAAGGAAATGACGGGGGAGGATCTATTCGTATTCCAGCCAGCTTTTGCGGAGTATACGGATTCAAGCCTACATATGGAGCTATTCCAAATACAAACAGCATAGCAAATGCTTTTGGTTCAACAGCTCCATTTGCCAATCATGGTGTTTTGAGTCATTCGCCACTGGATGCTGCCTTGTTTTTAGAAAATACACAAGGACCTTCCACAAGAGATCCTTTTTCATTGCCTGTGTACAACAAAGAGATAAGTCAAAAACTTAAAGAGGATTTAAAAGGAGTTAGAATTGCTTATACAGAAAACTTTGGTCTTTATGAAGTGGACAAGGAAGTTGCTCATATTGTTGAAAGTACGTTGTCAAAGTGGGAAGAGCTTGGTTGTACAGTTGAGAAAATTGATATGGATTTCGGCATGAACCTTGAGGGGTTTATCACCTTTTTCACAAGTATGTGGTATTCATCAGCAGCAGCTGGAAGCGGGCCTCTTTTAAATGAAAATCCAGAGTGGGTGACAGATTCCTATAAAGCAATGATTGAGGAAGGAACAAAATTAAATGCTGTACAATATAAAAATCTTGATCCAATCCGGACCTCTATTTGGAACAAAATGCAAGACTTTTTCGACTCGTATGATTTAATTTTATCTCCAACACTTGCTGTTCCAGCTTTTGATTACAGATTGCTTGGTCCTGATAAAATTAACGGTAAGAAAATCAGTTCTGTTTCAGACTGGCTGTTAACGCATTTATATAATACAACAGGATTTCCAGCAGCATCACTTCCTATTGGTTTTTCCGCCTCAGGGTTGCCAATTGGTCTTCAAATTGCAGGGAACCGATTTCAGGATGAATTAGTGCTGCGTGCTTCTTATGCTTATGATGAGGAATATAGTAAACAAAAGCGATTTCCATTTTAA
- a CDS encoding amidase domain-containing protein, whose translation MKTKRYILQLLTEARAASYANGEIRNDFWTLIEDQCERKKASLEKRGAMIVKCQAKGAVSSYREEGEETFVEYNVHLKSFIKQGDFFYMEENVEKRSAQFFKDTLVKDEEHNPFIKETKSKADLKFEEVDTRRTYNRLQAIQYAELWWQERNPKYHTFEVNCTNYISQCLHEGGISMRGYPNRSKGWWMQNDSWSYSWSVANAFHRLLKSGGLGAKEVGSAEQLIPGDVICYDFEGDRKWNHTTIVVNRDLNDMPLVNANTYDSRMRYWDYTDSTAYTPNIKYAFFHINS comes from the coding sequence ATGAAAACAAAACGATATATTCTTCAGCTCTTAACAGAAGCAAGGGCGGCAAGTTATGCGAATGGAGAGATACGTAATGATTTTTGGACCCTTATTGAAGACCAATGTGAACGGAAGAAGGCTTCGTTAGAAAAAAGGGGAGCAATGATTGTTAAGTGTCAGGCAAAAGGGGCAGTTTCTTCTTATCGAGAAGAAGGAGAAGAAACGTTTGTTGAGTACAACGTTCATTTGAAGTCTTTTATTAAGCAAGGCGACTTCTTTTATATGGAAGAAAATGTGGAAAAACGCAGTGCTCAGTTTTTTAAAGATACACTTGTAAAAGATGAAGAGCATAATCCATTTATTAAAGAAACGAAAAGCAAAGCAGACTTGAAGTTTGAAGAAGTTGATACCCGCAGAACTTATAATCGTTTGCAAGCTATTCAATATGCGGAGCTTTGGTGGCAGGAACGAAATCCGAAGTATCATACATTTGAAGTGAACTGCACAAACTATATTTCTCAATGCCTTCACGAAGGTGGAATCTCGATGAGAGGGTATCCAAATCGTTCTAAAGGTTGGTGGATGCAAAATGATTCATGGAGCTACAGCTGGTCTGTTGCTAATGCTTTTCATCGCTTGCTGAAAAGTGGAGGACTTGGCGCGAAAGAAGTAGGAAGCGCCGAACAACTTATTCCAGGTGACGTTATTTGCTATGATTTTGAAGGCGATCGCAAGTGGAATCATACAACAATTGTTGTAAATCGGGATTTAAATGATATGCCACTTGTGAATGCTAACACGTATGACAGCAGAATGCGTTATTGGGACTATACAGACTCAACGGCTTATACGCCAAATATTAAATACGCTTTTTTTCATATTAATTCATAA
- a CDS encoding nitrate/nitrite transporter, with protein sequence MKLSQLRTSGHAPSLFSAFLYFDVSFMIWVMLGALGVYITNDFGLSPSEKGLIVAIPILGGSIFRILLGMLTDRIGPRKTAIIGMCATLVPLVLGWQFGNTMGELYIIGILLGVAGASFSVALPMASRWYPPHLQGLAMGIAGAGNSGTLLATLFGPRLAEVYGWHGVMGMAIIPLLLVFLIFIFTAKDAPSQPAPQPLKEYLKVFKYRDTWFFCLLYSVTFGGFVGLTSFLSIFFVDQYGLSKVAAGDFLTLCVAAGSFVRPIGGFLSDKFGGARILMCLYIGAALCMFGVAQLPGLGLAIAILFIAMACLGMGNGAVFQLVPQRFQKQIGMITGIVGAAGGIGGFFVPNLLGTLKSTTNTYATGFIAFSAIILVALTVLVVAQQTWKRTWNAQNESVKI encoded by the coding sequence ATGAAATTATCTCAATTGAGAACAAGTGGTCATGCTCCATCTTTATTTTCAGCTTTTTTATACTTTGACGTTAGTTTTATGATTTGGGTAATGCTCGGTGCATTAGGCGTTTATATTACAAATGATTTTGGACTTTCTCCAAGTGAAAAAGGCTTAATTGTCGCTATTCCTATTTTGGGAGGATCTATTTTCCGTATTCTTTTAGGAATGCTAACAGACCGAATAGGACCAAGGAAAACAGCAATTATCGGCATGTGTGCCACACTAGTTCCGCTTGTGCTTGGATGGCAGTTTGGAAATACAATGGGCGAACTGTACATAATCGGGATTTTGCTTGGTGTTGCAGGTGCAAGCTTCTCTGTTGCTTTACCAATGGCAAGCCGCTGGTATCCACCACATCTTCAAGGCCTTGCAATGGGGATTGCAGGCGCTGGAAATAGCGGAACCCTTCTAGCTACATTGTTTGGCCCTCGTCTTGCTGAAGTATACGGTTGGCACGGTGTAATGGGAATGGCTATTATCCCACTTTTACTCGTATTCTTAATCTTTATTTTCACAGCAAAAGACGCTCCTTCACAGCCTGCTCCACAACCTTTAAAAGAATACCTTAAAGTTTTTAAATATCGAGATACATGGTTTTTCTGTCTTCTCTATAGCGTAACATTTGGTGGATTTGTGGGCCTTACAAGCTTCTTAAGTATTTTCTTCGTTGATCAATATGGGTTAAGTAAAGTTGCAGCAGGAGACTTTCTCACACTTTGCGTTGCAGCAGGAAGCTTCGTTCGCCCAATCGGTGGTTTTCTTTCTGATAAATTTGGGGGAGCTCGTATTCTTATGTGCTTATATATTGGAGCTGCTCTTTGTATGTTTGGTGTTGCACAACTTCCTGGACTTGGGCTTGCGATTGCCATTTTATTCATTGCTATGGCCTGTCTTGGTATGGGAAATGGCGCTGTATTCCAACTTGTTCCACAACGCTTTCAAAAGCAAATCGGTATGATTACAGGAATTGTTGGGGCTGCTGGCGGAATTGGAGGCTTTTTTGTTCCAAACTTACTCGGTACTTTAAAAAGCACGACAAATACGTATGCAACAGGTTTTATCGCCTTTTCGGCCATTATTCTTGTTGCTTTAACCGTTCTTGTTGTTGCCCAGCAAACGTGGAAAAGAACGTGGAATGCTCAAAATGAATCGGTTAAAATTTAA
- a CDS encoding type II asparaginase → MLLVGCGTTAEEKVQEDSSVNVSSSESNEEVTDTKAGENNKLPNVQILATGGTIAGGGESNTSTTDYKAGEVGVDELIKAVPEMKEIANVDGEQVVNIGSADVTNELLLKLGKRVNELLASDNVDGIVITHGTDTLEETAYFLNLVVKSDKPVVVVGAMRPATAISADGPLNLYNAVKVASSKEARGKGTMVVLNDRIASARYVTKTNTTAPDTFKAEEMGYLGTIADDVYFNNTVTRKHTTETDFDILTIEKLPQVDILYGHQNEGTYLFKAAVDAGSKGIVYAGSGNGSMSEVADEAAKEAEGAGVEVVRSSRTGNGVVTPKDYISANSLNPQKARILLMLSLTKTENKEKIQKYFDEY, encoded by the coding sequence ATGCTTCTTGTTGGATGTGGCACAACAGCGGAAGAGAAAGTCCAAGAAGATAGCAGTGTAAACGTATCCTCTTCAGAATCGAATGAAGAAGTAACAGACACAAAGGCTGGAGAAAATAACAAACTTCCAAACGTTCAAATTTTAGCAACTGGAGGTACTATTGCAGGGGGAGGAGAGTCAAATACTTCTACAACAGACTATAAAGCTGGGGAAGTTGGAGTTGATGAGCTTATTAAAGCCGTTCCTGAAATGAAGGAGATTGCTAATGTGGATGGGGAACAAGTTGTCAATATAGGCAGTGCTGATGTAACAAATGAGCTTCTTTTAAAATTAGGAAAACGAGTAAACGAGCTTCTCGCTTCAGATAATGTAGATGGAATTGTCATTACCCATGGTACAGATACATTGGAGGAAACGGCCTACTTTTTAAATCTTGTTGTAAAAAGTGACAAGCCTGTCGTTGTAGTAGGAGCAATGCGACCTGCAACAGCCATAAGTGCAGACGGCCCTTTAAATTTATACAATGCTGTGAAGGTAGCTTCAAGTAAAGAAGCACGAGGAAAAGGGACAATGGTTGTTTTGAACGACCGTATTGCTTCTGCTCGCTATGTGACAAAAACAAATACTACGGCTCCAGATACGTTTAAAGCTGAAGAAATGGGCTATTTAGGTACAATTGCTGATGATGTTTACTTTAATAATACGGTTACGCGTAAGCATACAACTGAAACAGACTTTGATATTTTAACAATCGAAAAGCTTCCGCAAGTTGATATTTTGTATGGGCACCAAAATGAAGGAACTTATTTATTCAAAGCAGCGGTTGATGCAGGTTCGAAAGGAATTGTTTATGCAGGTTCAGGAAATGGATCAATGTCAGAAGTAGCAGACGAAGCTGCGAAGGAAGCGGAAGGTGCTGGCGTAGAGGTTGTTAGATCTTCTCGCACAGGAAATGGAGTTGTAACACCTAAAGACTATATTTCTGCTAATTCCTTAAATCCTCAAAAGGCCCGAATTTTACTTATGCTCTCTTTAACAAAAACGGAGAATAAAGAGAAGATTCAAAAATACTTTGATGAATACTAA
- a CDS encoding B3/B4 domain-containing protein — protein sequence MEIKLSNTLIEKVPGFKVGVIQYNNIEIGESPQMLRGRLQLFQESIHFDLQDKNITDFDGIKEWRQVFKTVGTDPSRYRPSIEALYRRIKKHTYLQPVHSGVDLNNFFSLEYQVPIGLYDLDALEGDILITIGDENAHYEGLNGRNVTFSNSIVSLDNQGAFGSPYVDSVRTKVTETTKNALQIVYLKPSTDLDNAERLLSSLQQMFNQIHGGEGKALVIA from the coding sequence ATGGAAATCAAACTTTCTAATACACTTATTGAGAAAGTTCCTGGTTTTAAAGTAGGTGTTATCCAATACAACAACATCGAAATTGGGGAGTCACCCCAAATGCTGCGTGGAAGACTTCAGTTATTCCAAGAATCAATTCATTTTGATTTACAAGATAAAAACATCACAGACTTCGATGGCATTAAAGAATGGCGCCAAGTGTTTAAAACAGTTGGAACTGATCCAAGCCGCTACCGTCCTTCAATTGAGGCATTGTACAGACGTATCAAAAAACATACATACCTACAGCCTGTCCATTCTGGAGTAGACTTAAATAATTTCTTCTCCTTAGAATATCAAGTACCAATAGGTCTCTATGATCTCGATGCCTTAGAAGGTGATATTCTTATTACAATTGGAGATGAAAATGCTCATTATGAGGGTCTGAACGGACGGAATGTGACGTTTTCAAACAGTATTGTTTCGCTTGATAACCAAGGTGCATTTGGCAGTCCTTATGTTGATTCTGTCCGAACAAAAGTTACGGAAACAACAAAAAATGCTCTGCAAATCGTCTATCTAAAACCGTCAACAGACCTTGATAATGCAGAACGATTACTTTCTTCTCTTCAGCAAATGTTTAATCAAATCCACGGTGGAGAAGGAAAAGCGCTGGTTATCGCTTAA
- a CDS encoding aldose epimerase family protein codes for MKENIREYTLKNEKLTVKFMNYGAYITHILLKNGQNVVMNYADINSYFDDKHCLNCFVGPVIGRIANAEFTLEEKEYKLEKNDGEHNLHSGSANLATKFWDVAVSEENTLAVLTYRTKDGEGGFPGNVDVSVTYKLEGETLVIKTEAETDKPTLFAPSLHFHFNLEHFEEGIENHILKISAEKFTQLTEEVIPTGTLLNVEDTPFDFREDVKIGRFISKDDPQLNIEGGYDHGFLLQDKEVVLKNKNKTVELHATTTEPAVVIYTNNGLTEKERINEGRAGFKHGAICIELQKLPDAIHHENFPSAVLYPEKPFQEESRYTFRLK; via the coding sequence ATGAAGGAGAACATTCGAGAATATACGTTGAAAAATGAGAAGTTAACAGTTAAGTTTATGAACTATGGTGCTTATATTACTCACATCTTATTGAAAAATGGGCAAAATGTTGTGATGAACTATGCTGATATTAATAGTTATTTTGATGATAAACACTGTTTGAATTGTTTTGTTGGTCCTGTTATTGGACGGATTGCAAATGCTGAATTTACGCTCGAAGAAAAAGAATATAAGCTTGAAAAAAATGATGGAGAACATAATTTGCATAGCGGATCTGCTAACTTAGCAACGAAGTTTTGGGATGTAGCTGTAAGCGAAGAAAATACTCTTGCTGTTCTTACATATCGTACAAAAGACGGAGAAGGCGGATTTCCTGGCAATGTTGACGTTTCGGTCACTTATAAACTAGAAGGAGAGACGCTAGTTATTAAAACAGAAGCAGAAACAGACAAACCGACTCTTTTTGCGCCATCCCTTCATTTTCATTTCAATCTTGAACATTTTGAAGAAGGGATTGAGAATCATATACTGAAAATCTCTGCCGAAAAGTTTACACAATTAACAGAGGAAGTTATACCGACAGGAACATTACTCAACGTAGAAGATACACCATTTGATTTTCGAGAGGATGTCAAGATAGGAAGATTCATCTCGAAAGATGACCCCCAGCTTAATATTGAAGGCGGATATGATCATGGGTTTTTACTTCAAGACAAAGAAGTTGTGCTGAAAAATAAAAACAAAACAGTTGAACTTCATGCAACAACAACAGAGCCAGCTGTTGTAATTTATACAAACAATGGGTTAACCGAAAAAGAGAGAATCAATGAAGGAAGGGCTGGCTTTAAACATGGTGCTATTTGCATTGAACTGCAAAAGTTACCTGATGCGATTCATCATGAGAATTTCCCTAGTGCTGTTCTTTATCCTGAAAAGCCGTTTCAAGAAGAAAGCCGTTATACATTTCGACTCAAATAG
- the trmL gene encoding tRNA (uridine(34)/cytosine(34)/5-carboxymethylaminomethyluridine(34)-2'-O)-methyltransferase TrmL encodes MGLNVVLYQPEIPANTGNIARTCAATDTTLHLIRPLGFSTDDKMLKRAGLDYWQHVKVVYYDSLDELFEKNKDGDFYFITKFGDQNYMKYGFDQPDKDYFFVFGRETNGLPDYIQEKYADKCLRLPMNDKVRALNLSNTAAILVYEALRQQNFAHLK; translated from the coding sequence GTGGGATTAAACGTTGTTTTATATCAACCAGAAATTCCGGCTAACACTGGAAACATTGCTCGTACATGCGCAGCAACAGATACAACATTACACTTAATTCGTCCATTAGGATTTTCAACAGACGATAAAATGTTAAAAAGAGCAGGACTTGATTATTGGCAGCACGTAAAAGTTGTTTATTATGATTCACTTGACGAACTATTTGAGAAAAATAAAGACGGCGATTTTTATTTTATTACAAAGTTCGGTGACCAAAACTATATGAAGTACGGGTTTGATCAACCTGACAAAGACTATTTCTTTGTATTTGGTCGTGAAACAAATGGTCTGCCAGACTATATTCAAGAAAAATATGCTGACAAATGCTTACGCTTGCCAATGAATGATAAAGTTCGAGCATTGAACTTATCAAATACGGCAGCTATTCTTGTGTATGAAGCGCTTCGTCAACAAAATTTCGCTCATTTAAAATAA